A region from the Dinoroseobacter shibae DFL 12 = DSM 16493 genome encodes:
- a CDS encoding ABC transporter ATP-binding protein: MTSILKISTLTKRYGDVTALRDVSLEVAAGERVALLGHNGAGKSTLIKIVLGLIDASAGQASVLGAAPGSAAARRQVAYLPENVAFHPALTGLEQLRHYLSLRGADPRQAGELLARVGLGDAGKRRIGTYSKGMRQRVGLAQALIGQPKLLVLDEPTSGLDPVSRRNFYDLMDGLAAEGAAILLSSHALTEVEARTDRIAILSEGQLMTDGSLPQLRRRANLPVTMIITPHNGYGSDIVAALPNAIRLDTGVKLTCSQDEKLATLAQIAALGSKVAELEVMPPSLEDLYSHFSRRTGE; the protein is encoded by the coding sequence ATGACTTCGATCCTGAAAATTTCAACGCTCACTAAGCGGTACGGCGACGTAACCGCCCTGCGCGATGTCTCGCTGGAGGTCGCCGCCGGGGAGCGTGTCGCCCTGCTGGGCCATAACGGCGCGGGCAAGTCCACGCTGATCAAGATCGTCCTCGGGCTGATCGATGCAAGCGCCGGGCAGGCCTCGGTGCTCGGGGCCGCACCCGGCTCGGCGGCGGCGCGTCGGCAGGTGGCCTACCTGCCGGAAAACGTCGCCTTTCACCCGGCGCTGACCGGGCTGGAGCAGTTGCGCCACTACCTGTCCCTGCGCGGCGCCGATCCGCGGCAGGCGGGCGAACTGCTGGCGCGGGTCGGTCTGGGGGATGCGGGCAAGCGCCGGATCGGCACCTATTCCAAAGGCATGCGGCAGCGCGTCGGCCTCGCCCAGGCCCTGATCGGGCAGCCCAAACTGCTGGTGCTGGACGAGCCGACCTCCGGGCTGGACCCGGTGTCACGACGCAATTTCTACGACCTGATGGACGGGCTGGCCGCCGAGGGTGCCGCGATCCTGCTGTCTTCCCATGCGCTGACCGAGGTCGAGGCGCGCACCGACCGAATCGCGATCCTGTCCGAGGGTCAGTTGATGACCGATGGCAGCCTGCCGCAACTCAGGCGCCGCGCGAACCTGCCGGTCACCATGATCATCACCCCCCATAACGGCTACGGCAGCGACATCGTCGCCGCCCTGCCCAATGCGATCCGGCTCGACACCGGCGTGAAGCTCACCTGCAGCCAGGACGAGAAACTCGCCACGCTCGCCCAGATCGCCGCCCTGGGGTCCAAGGTCGCCGAGCTGGAGGTGATGCCGCCCAGCCTCGAAGACCTCTACAGCCATTTCAGCCGGAGGACCGGAGAATGA
- a CDS encoding ABC transporter permease → MTRILATAKTELRIAIRNRWVLIALILMAVFSLVLAAVGSAPTSGGLGVDRLSVTVASLTSLSVYLVPLLALLMSFDAIAGEVERGTLPLLLTYPITRQEVLLGKLLAHLAVLTLAVVVGYGLAAAIAFASDSDAGAGLVALWRLTWTSVLLGATFLGAGYGLSALARRPSGAAGLAIGLWLGLVVLYDLALLAAIVADGGGWFTTDVFPYALLANPADAFRLFNLTASGAMAAASGIGGAAGTIPVWQSLLPVLIWPICATALAGLAFRKVTP, encoded by the coding sequence ATGACACGCATCCTCGCGACGGCAAAAACTGAACTGCGCATCGCCATCCGCAACCGATGGGTGCTGATCGCGCTGATCCTTATGGCGGTGTTCTCGCTGGTCCTCGCCGCGGTGGGGTCCGCCCCCACCAGCGGCGGGCTCGGGGTCGACCGGCTGTCGGTGACGGTGGCGTCGCTGACTTCGCTTTCGGTCTACCTCGTGCCGCTTCTCGCGCTGCTGATGAGCTTCGATGCCATCGCCGGCGAGGTGGAGAGGGGCACGCTGCCGCTTCTGCTGACCTACCCGATCACCCGGCAGGAGGTTCTGCTGGGCAAGCTGCTGGCCCATCTCGCGGTGCTGACCCTCGCGGTGGTCGTGGGCTACGGTCTGGCCGCCGCGATAGCCTTTGCCAGCGATTCCGACGCCGGGGCGGGGCTAGTCGCGTTGTGGCGGCTGACCTGGACCTCGGTGCTCCTGGGGGCGACCTTCCTCGGGGCGGGCTACGGCCTTTCGGCCCTGGCGCGGCGGCCCTCCGGTGCGGCGGGGCTGGCGATCGGGCTCTGGCTCGGGCTGGTGGTGCTTTATGATCTTGCCCTTCTGGCCGCGATCGTAGCCGATGGTGGCGGCTGGTTCACCACCGACGTTTTCCCCTACGCCCTGCTGGCCAACCCGGCGGATGCCTTTCGCCTGTTCAACCTGACCGCCTCCGGCGCCATGGCCGCGGCCAGCGGGATCGGCGGTGCGGCCGGCACGATCCCTGTCTGGCAATCGCTGCTACCGGTGCTGATCTGGCCGATCTGCGCGACCGCCCTGGCCGGACTGGCCTTCCGCAAGGTGACGCCATGA
- a CDS encoding nitrous oxide reductase accessory protein NosL has protein sequence MRALPLMFLLALAACKDDVQQQIVDPVALTPEATGHFCQMNLLEHEGPKAQVHLEGLPGAPLFFSQVRDAVAYMRLPEQTHRILAVWVNDMGAPGADWADPGAENWIALDSAQFVIGSRRDGGMGAPEIVPFADTAAAQAFMAANGGTLVALDDIPDSAVIAPVQIGDDTEDDADFDRRLQSLSNRNEG, from the coding sequence ATGAGAGCCCTGCCCCTTATGTTCCTGCTCGCGCTGGCGGCCTGCAAAGACGACGTGCAGCAGCAGATCGTCGATCCCGTGGCGCTGACCCCCGAGGCGACAGGCCATTTCTGCCAGATGAACCTTCTGGAGCATGAAGGTCCCAAGGCCCAGGTCCATCTCGAAGGCCTGCCCGGCGCGCCGCTGTTCTTCAGCCAGGTTCGCGACGCGGTCGCCTACATGCGCCTGCCCGAACAGACCCACCGGATCCTCGCGGTCTGGGTCAATGACATGGGCGCGCCGGGCGCGGACTGGGCCGATCCGGGGGCCGAGAACTGGATCGCGCTGGACTCTGCGCAGTTCGTGATCGGCTCGCGGCGCGACGGCGGCATGGGCGCACCCGAGATCGTGCCCTTCGCCGATACCGCCGCCGCGCAGGCCTTCATGGCCGCGAACGGCGGCACCCTGGTCGCGCTCGACGACATCCCCGACAGCGCCGTGATCGCCCCCGTGCAGATCGGCGACGACACCGAGGACGACGCGGATTTCGACCGTCGCCTGCAATCCCTGTCCAACCGCAATGAAGGATGA
- a CDS encoding FAD:protein FMN transferase, producing the protein MLTRRRVLSIAAAACAWPAAARTPLHVETGWALGTQVSLRLAHPEAPVIAAAALAEISRLEDIFSLYRPDSALSRLNAVGRLEAPPAELLECLSLAGAVYHASAGRFDPTIQPLWRALATAAQTGRPLSNTARRAALEVTGWPKVTLEARAISLPSGAALTLNGIAQGYVADRVATFLADRGLTNTLIDTGELRALGHDPRTGGPWPVRFAAGGDIGLAQRALATSAPLGMTFGGDGVQGHILDPRTGSSAASPWAALSVSSSSAALADAVSTAACLCDTRADVFGLCDAFPDTRLEAAHRA; encoded by the coding sequence ATGCTCACCCGTCGCAGAGTTCTGAGCATCGCCGCCGCGGCCTGCGCCTGGCCCGCCGCCGCCCGAACGCCCCTGCACGTGGAAACCGGTTGGGCCTTGGGTACGCAGGTTTCACTGCGGCTGGCCCATCCCGAGGCCCCCGTGATCGCCGCCGCGGCCCTGGCGGAAATATCCCGCCTGGAAGATATCTTCAGCCTCTATCGGCCCGACTCGGCGCTTTCCCGGCTCAACGCCGTGGGTCGGCTGGAGGCCCCGCCGGCGGAGCTTTTGGAATGCCTGTCGCTGGCGGGCGCGGTCTACCACGCCAGCGCGGGGCGTTTCGACCCGACGATTCAGCCACTCTGGCGGGCGCTGGCCACCGCCGCGCAAACGGGCCGCCCACTGTCGAACACCGCTCGGCGCGCAGCGCTGGAGGTGACCGGCTGGCCCAAGGTGACCCTCGAGGCCCGCGCGATTTCCTTGCCTTCCGGCGCGGCGCTGACCCTGAACGGGATCGCGCAGGGCTATGTGGCGGACCGGGTCGCGACGTTCCTTGCGGACCGGGGCCTGACCAACACCCTGATCGACACCGGCGAGTTGCGCGCGCTCGGCCACGACCCGCGGACCGGCGGCCCCTGGCCCGTGCGCTTCGCGGCGGGCGGCGACATTGGCCTCGCCCAGCGCGCCCTTGCGACCTCGGCCCCTCTGGGCATGACCTTCGGCGGCGATGGGGTGCAGGGCCATATCCTCGATCCCCGGACCGGCAGCAGCGCGGCGTCGCCCTGGGCGGCCCTGTCGGTCTCTTCGTCATCGGCGGCCCTGGCTGACGCGGTCTCTACGGCCGCGTGCCTCTGTGACACCCGCGCAGATGTGTTCGGGCTCTGCGACGCCTTCCCGGACACGCGCCTGGAAGCCGCGCATCGCGCTTAG
- a CDS encoding bifunctional allantoicase/(S)-ureidoglycine aminohydrolase, giving the protein MTPKYFAPRGGHPGQEQLLTDRAIFTEAYAVIPKGTMRDIVTSFLPFWDKTRLWVIARPLSGFAETFSQYIMEVAPGGGSNTPELDPGAEGVLFVVEGTAALTLAGTKHEMVEGGYAYIPPGADWALHNKSDDMLRFHWVRKAYEAVPGLPLPDPIVANEQDIPPTEMPGTDGKWATTRFVDPADLRHDMHVTIVTFEPGGVIPFLETHVMEHGLYVLEGKAVYNLNNDWVEVEAGDYMWLRAFCPQACYAGGPGRFRYLLYKDVNRHMNVSALSGGARMPTPFRTAAQ; this is encoded by the coding sequence ATGACACCGAAGTATTTCGCCCCTCGCGGCGGCCATCCCGGACAGGAACAACTGCTCACGGATCGCGCGATCTTCACCGAAGCGTATGCCGTCATTCCGAAGGGAACGATGCGAGATATCGTGACGAGTTTCCTGCCCTTCTGGGACAAGACACGGCTCTGGGTAATCGCGCGGCCCTTGTCTGGCTTTGCCGAAACCTTCTCGCAATACATCATGGAAGTCGCCCCGGGCGGAGGCTCGAACACGCCGGAGCTCGACCCGGGCGCCGAGGGCGTGCTGTTCGTGGTCGAGGGCACGGCGGCGCTGACCCTCGCGGGCACCAAGCACGAGATGGTGGAGGGCGGTTATGCCTATATCCCGCCCGGCGCCGATTGGGCGTTGCACAACAAGAGCGATGACATGCTGCGCTTCCATTGGGTGCGCAAGGCATATGAGGCGGTGCCGGGACTGCCCCTGCCCGACCCGATCGTCGCCAATGAACAGGACATCCCGCCCACCGAGATGCCCGGCACCGATGGCAAATGGGCGACGACCCGGTTCGTGGATCCTGCGGATCTGCGCCACGACATGCATGTGACCATCGTGACCTTCGAGCCCGGCGGCGTCATTCCGTTTCTGGAAACCCATGTGATGGAACACGGACTCTATGTTCTGGAAGGCAAGGCGGTCTACAACCTCAACAACGATTGGGTCGAAGTCGAGGCGGGGGATTACATGTGGCTCCGCGCCTTCTGCCCTCAGGCATGCTATGCGGGCGGTCCCGGCCGGTTCCGGTACCTGCTCTACAAGGACGTGAACCGCCACATGAACGTGTCGGCCTTGTCCGGCGGCGCGCGGATGCCAACACCGTTTCGGACGGCGGCGCAATAA
- a CDS encoding RidA family protein: MIERIETGERSSKIVKHNGVAYLTGQVAEGETVQEQVRLCLEKIDALLEKAGSSRENMLRVTIWLADMKDFAGLNEVWNAWVPTGHAPARACGEAKLARPELKVEFIVDAAYD; encoded by the coding sequence ATGATCGAACGCATCGAAACCGGGGAACGGTCCTCGAAGATCGTCAAGCACAATGGCGTGGCCTACCTGACCGGGCAGGTCGCGGAGGGCGAGACCGTTCAGGAGCAGGTCCGCCTCTGCCTCGAGAAGATCGACGCCCTTCTGGAAAAGGCCGGATCGTCGCGCGAGAACATGCTGCGTGTCACGATCTGGCTGGCCGACATGAAGGATTTCGCCGGTCTGAACGAGGTGTGGAACGCCTGGGTTCCGACGGGCCATGCGCCGGCCCGCGCCTGTGGTGAGGCAAAGCTCGCGCGGCCCGAACTGAAAGTCGAATTCATCGTGGACGCGGCTTACGACTGA